CTTTGCCAAGTGCCATGCTGTGCCTCGTTAGCGGGGTGAATTAAGGATTTGTTCGAAGACCTGGTTAACCAGCTCGCGGGTTTCGCCGTTGGTTTCCACGCCGAGGAACTGGCGTTTTGGCAAGGTTATGTCCCAGCTTTGCGCGCCCGTTTTCTCTGTTTGTTCGTCGTTCAAGATGCGGATCAGCAAGCCGGCCTTGGCGTAGTTCACATGCTCTTGAATCCATGCCACCGAAGGCCTGGCCAGCGCCTTTTTGCCCTTCTGGCGAACACGAAAGCCCAGCCGGCGCAGGCGCTTGGCCTGTTTGTCGGTGCATGCAATGCCTGGTGGGACTTTGTTCCAGCGCCGCATCTGCGCAGCGGTACGTCGCTCGCTGACGCCGTTGTGCTGCTGGGCAGCGACCCAACGGGTCAAGGCGTTTTTCCAGCCCAGCTCGGCTTCATCCGAACTGACGCGGGTGACCTGCAGCAGCTTGGCCAGGCCGGCTTCCATCTTCTTTTTGCCTTTGGCGCTGCCCTTGCGTTCAGCGAACGGGGTGCCGTCGGTGTTCTTCTGCTCGCGCACACGCTTACGGCTCATCGTCCGCACGCGTGTGGTCACTCTGTTCAGCAATCGCCGGCGCAGCTGCGGAGGCAGTTCAAGCAACGCCAACTGGGCGTCGACGTCGAGCAAGCCCCTGATATCGAGGTCCAGCGGGTTAGCGGCCATTGCTGCCCACCTCGCCATGCTCGGCAATCCACAGATCGAACGGGACGAAGGCCCAGGTTTTGCCGAATGCCTCGATCTCGCCGGCAGGGTCTTGGGCGAGGTATTGCGGCTCGACGAACTCCAGGGACAAGTCCACGTCGAAGGTGTCCTGGTCGAGGGGTTCAACGGCAAACAGGGGCGCCGGCAGTTCGTGGCGGTTCCGGTCAGGATCGTGGGTTTCCAGCCAACTACCCACAAGGGCCATCAGCCTGGCCGGATTGCCGGCGAAGCGTTCCAGGGAGAACACAGCGCGATAGCGCATGTCAGCCATGTGCAGGCCGTCGCGGTCGGGTTTCCAGATCAGCTCAAGGCTGACCTGCTCGGTCCAACTGTCGAACTGCTCAGGCTCCACCAGGTTGCGGGCCATCAGATAGGCGGTCAGCGCCTGCAGCTGGATCACAGCAACGCCGCCGTGATGCGGCCACGGCCCTGCAGGGCACGCACGGCTTGCTGGCTGAACGCCAGGAAGGTTTCGGCACGCTCAGGCGCTTCCTTGCCGGTGTTTTCGGCGCTCTCGCGACGGGTCACGGTGGCAAACTGGGGCAGCGAATTGCCCTTGGCTCGGCTGTAGACGGCGCGTTTATAGAGCGTGACTTTGTGGGCATAAGCCCATCCGGCCGGAGTCGCCACACCTGCAACTGCCTCCAGATTCGAAATACCAGCCGCCTTCAGCGCCGCTTTCACGCTGGCAAGGTCGGTGTTTACCTCGAACATAGCGTTTTTCAGTGTGTCGGCCAGCAGCTCTACCAGGTACTCCGCCGGCACGCGTTGTTCCTTTTGGAATTCGGACACAGAGAGGTCTGGCCAGAAGCCGTCGTTCTCGATCGTCAGTTCCACAAAGGTGGTGGGTTTCCCGGAAAAGCTCATTGCTGGCCGCTCAAATAGGGCGGGGAGTCTGTTTTCAGTGGGACGGTCCATAAATGGGCGGCTCACTTCCACAGATCCCCGCTGGGGGGGTAGTCGGTTATTCGGTGGCCGGGTTAGCGGCCGTTTGTTTTTCCAAGGTTCTGCGGATCTGTTTGATGCGCGTGTTGTTGCCGGCCTGGGCGTACAACTCCGTCGAGCGCTCCAGGTGCTTGAGCGCGGTCTCCCACTGCTCGGCCTCCATGGCGCGCATGCCGATCAACTTGTGGTACTTACTCGGGATCTGCTCGGTCAGGTTCCACTCACCATCAACTCGCGGCAGTAGGTCGGACAGGTAAGGTTCCGGGCTGCGCTTGGCGGTGTATTCCGCGTAGGCCCATTCACACACGGCATCGGCAACAAAGGTCTGGATGTCGCGGCGCTTGAAGCGCTCCGGCATCTGCTGGCCCTGTTCCATGAGGAAGTCAGCAAGCTCCAGGGCGTCTTCGAACTGCGCGGTATCGAACAGCCAGACCATGACCTGCACCGCAACACGATTCGGGAAATTCAGGCCGGATTCGCAGTAGCGCTGGACGTATTCCTGGTACTTGGGCAGCAGCTCACCGCGCTTGAGCGCCTGGCGTCCGGCCAAGCCGTTGATAGCGCTGATACGTTCCAGGTCCTGGTCCAATGCCGCTTCCTGCAACAGCAGGTGTTTGCGTGCGTTGGCAGGGCTGCTTAGGGCATCAGCCGGGGAGTAGGCCAAGCCTGCAGTAGCGGCGAGCGCCGCTACTGCAGTGCTGCCCAAGGCCAGGGTGCGGCGCTTGTGCGCCAGGGCCAGGCTCACGCGACTACCAGCTCAACGTTTTCGGTGAACGCGATCTTTTCCAGTTGCTCGATCACATAACCTTCGTTGCGGCTGTTGTAGTCCTCAACGCGGGAGCGCTTCGGGTTCTCGATCGTCTGCTTACGCCAGCTGGTGTCCTGGTAGTAAATCGAGAGGTTGTCCCAGCTGGTGACCAGCACCGCGTTGACCGGGAAGTTCGGGACGCTGAACGCCGGCAGGCCGCCATAGGTCGCGATCACCTGGGCGTTTTCGATACGCTCCTTTTCGGTCGGGGTGTCGCCCTGCTTGGTGTACAACTTGGCCTTGTCAGCGGCGAGCAAATCGGTGCCGATGATCGCGACCAGGTCGCCGTCTTCGCGCAGGATTTCGTCCACCATCTGCTTGGTGTCGTGCACCAGGGCATCAAGGTTGGCGTAGTCGCCACCGGCGCCCAGCGTGACCTTACCGGCAGTCTTACCCTCTTTGAGCACCTGCTGCGGGGCTTGCTCGCGAAGTTGCTGCAGCCAGCCTTTGTTAACATCCTGCAGCTTGGGATTAGCCGCCAAATCGGTCTGAGTTGCAGCACGGGTGCCGTGGAAACCGATAACGATCCGGTCTTGGGCAATACGCTTTTGCACCGCTGCGGAATAGCGCTCTTTGAAGTCGGGGAACT
The window above is part of the Pseudomonas sp. KBS0710 genome. Proteins encoded here:
- a CDS encoding virion morphogenesis protein yields the protein MAANPLDLDIRGLLDVDAQLALLELPPQLRRRLLNRVTTRVRTMSRKRVREQKNTDGTPFAERKGSAKGKKKMEAGLAKLLQVTRVSSDEAELGWKNALTRWVAAQQHNGVSERRTAAQMRRWNKVPPGIACTDKQAKRLRRLGFRVRQKGKKALARPSVAWIQEHVNYAKAGLLIRILNDEQTEKTGAQSWDITLPKRQFLGVETNGETRELVNQVFEQILNSPR
- a CDS encoding phage tail protein, with the protein product MIQLQALTAYLMARNLVEPEQFDSWTEQVSLELIWKPDRDGLHMADMRYRAVFSLERFAGNPARLMALVGSWLETHDPDRNRHELPAPLFAVEPLDQDTFDVDLSLEFVEPQYLAQDPAGEIEAFGKTWAFVPFDLWIAEHGEVGSNGR
- a CDS encoding head completion/stabilization protein, which encodes MSFSGKPTTFVELTIENDGFWPDLSVSEFQKEQRVPAEYLVELLADTLKNAMFEVNTDLASVKAALKAAGISNLEAVAGVATPAGWAYAHKVTLYKRAVYSRAKGNSLPQFATVTRRESAENTGKEAPERAETFLAFSQQAVRALQGRGRITAALL
- the gpM gene encoding phage terminase small subunit, with product MSLALAHKRRTLALGSTAVAALAATAGLAYSPADALSSPANARKHLLLQEAALDQDLERISAINGLAGRQALKRGELLPKYQEYVQRYCESGLNFPNRVAVQVMVWLFDTAQFEDALELADFLMEQGQQMPERFKRRDIQTFVADAVCEWAYAEYTAKRSPEPYLSDLLPRVDGEWNLTEQIPSKYHKLIGMRAMEAEQWETALKHLERSTELYAQAGNNTRIKQIRRTLEKQTAANPATE
- a CDS encoding phage major capsid protein, P2 family, translated to MAQPLSARGAKQYAELQEAMAEAYGVERSSRMFSVEPTIAQELNDAITAKADFLERINVVPVSEIKGEKVFIGVNGPVTGRTNTKTTDREAKDASALDNTTYELADTQSDVGLPYAKIDAWAKFPDFKERYSAAVQKRIAQDRIVIGFHGTRAATQTDLAANPKLQDVNKGWLQQLREQAPQQVLKEGKTAGKVTLGAGGDYANLDALVHDTKQMVDEILREDGDLVAIIGTDLLAADKAKLYTKQGDTPTEKERIENAQVIATYGGLPAFSVPNFPVNAVLVTSWDNLSIYYQDTSWRKQTIENPKRSRVEDYNSRNEGYVIEQLEKIAFTENVELVVA